In Candidatus Woesebacteria bacterium, one DNA window encodes the following:
- a CDS encoding Phage protein — MTKLSDEIKKVYENEEVQDQPFPEVPAHTHNGVDSQPLAPQSVGSTQLKENAVSAGNLMDLSVTEEKLAAAAVATSKIKDDAVTAAKVYKAGSVITLSAQIAEAVIITAHIQDLAVKWAKIGNLEVGNSKIMDAAISRGKIQDLAVDNAKIENETITNSKIGLLQVGNSRIMDAAISTAKIQDLAVGWAELANMSVGNSKIMNAAISTAKIQDAAITDAEIGWLNAGKITAGTMSADRVWGGALYSDYVHIRMCGQEALNVAGNINKTGWSNFVIPHPLQKGKLLVYTAPEAAEVLLIHRGSDKLINGERVVTFPAHFQAVSDPRKVTAYVTARDDCNGLFVKELDKAHMLVKECAGGSSNAAFDFFVFTIREGAFDKEFEPDGELLLQRDGESNESFRERFREYRIKQIKKQGGDIEKKIAEFNKAWQTTPAVINEQYVQPK, encoded by the coding sequence ATGACAAAATTAAGCGACGAAATCAAAAAAGTCTACGAAAACGAGGAAGTGCAAGATCAGCCATTCCCCGAAGTGCCAGCACACACCCATAACGGCGTGGACTCCCAGCCGTTAGCACCGCAGTCTGTGGGAAGCACACAACTTAAAGAAAACGCTGTAAGCGCTGGCAATCTTATGGATTTGTCGGTAACCGAGGAAAAACTGGCAGCAGCAGCAGTAGCCACCAGCAAGATTAAAGACGACGCCGTCACAGCAGCCAAAGTCTATAAAGCAGGATCGGTTATCACCCTCTCAGCCCAGATTGCCGAAGCGGTCATTATCACCGCCCATATCCAAGACCTGGCAGTGAAATGGGCAAAAATCGGTAATCTGGAAGTCGGCAACAGCAAAATCATGGATGCAGCCATAAGTAGAGGGAAAATCCAAGACCTAGCAGTGGATAACGCCAAGATCGAGAACGAAACCATCACCAACAGCAAAATCGGGCTTTTACAGGTCGGCAATTCCAGGATTATGGATGCAGCCATAAGTACAGCTAAAATCCAGGATTTAGCAGTGGGATGGGCAGAGCTAGCAAATATGTCAGTGGGTAATTCAAAAATCATGAATGCAGCTATCTCGACAGCTAAAATCCAAGACGCAGCCATCACCGACGCAGAAATCGGCTGGCTAAATGCAGGCAAAATAACTGCAGGCACGATGTCCGCTGACAGGGTTTGGGGAGGAGCGCTTTATAGCGATTATGTGCATATCCGCATGTGCGGTCAGGAAGCCTTAAATGTAGCAGGCAATATCAACAAAACAGGCTGGAGCAACTTTGTCATTCCCCATCCGTTGCAAAAAGGAAAACTGCTTGTTTACACAGCGCCAGAAGCAGCCGAAGTCCTACTCATCCACCGAGGATCAGATAAATTAATCAACGGCGAAAGAGTCGTTACCTTCCCCGCCCATTTCCAAGCAGTAAGCGATCCCAGGAAGGTAACCGCCTATGTGACTGCCAGAGATGACTGCAACGGCTTATTTGTTAAAGAACTAGACAAAGCGCATATGTTAGTCAAAGAGTGCGCTGGAGGTAGCTCAAACGCAGCCTTTGACTTTTTTGTCTTTACGATTCGAGAGGGGGCTTTTGACAAGGAGTTCGAGCCAGACGGAGAACTTCTCCTGCAAAGAGATGGTGAAAGTAACGAATCTTTCAGGGAAAGATTTCGAGAATACAGGATAAAACAAATTAAAAAGCAGGGTGGAGATATCGAAAAGAAGATCGCCGAGTTTAATAAAGCATGGCAAACTACGCCTGCAGTTATAAATGAGCAGTATGTTCAACCGAAATAA